In the genome of Sciurus carolinensis chromosome 3, mSciCar1.2, whole genome shotgun sequence, one region contains:
- the Slc25a35 gene encoding solute carrier family 25 member 35, with protein MDFLMSGLAACGACVFTNPLEVVKTRMQLQGELQAPGTYQRHYRNVFHAFFTIGKVDGLAALQKGLAPALFYQFLMNGIRLGTYGLAETRGYLHTAEGTLSPFRSAAAGALAGVMGAYLGSPIYMVKTHLQAQAASEIAVGHQYKHQGMFQALTEIGQKHGLVGLWRGALGGLPRVIIGSSTQLCTFSSTKDLLSQWEIFPPQSWKVALAAAMVSGIAVVLAMTPFDVASTRLYNQPTDSQGKGLMYRGIFDALLQTARTEGIFGMYKGIGASYFRLGPHTILSLFFWDQLRFLYHKYTK; from the exons ATGGACTTCTTGATGAGTGGTCTGGCAGCCTGCGGGGCCTGTGTATTCACCAATCCCCTGGAGGTTGTGAAGACCAGGATGCAGTTGCAGGGAGAATTGCAGGCGCCTGGCACCTACCAGCGTCACTACCGAAACGTCTTCCACGCCTTCTTCACCATCGGCAAGGTGGACGGCCTGGCTGCCCTGCAGAAGGGCCTGGCCCCTGCACTTTTCTACCAGTTCCTGATGAATGGTATCCGACTGGGCACCTACGGGCTGGCTGAGACTAGGGGCTACCTGCATACCGCTGAAGGCACCCTCAGTCCTTTCCGCAGCGCAGCAGCTGGGGCCCTGGCAGGGGTCATGGGAGCCTATTTGGGGAGCCCCATCTACATG GTGAAGACACACCTACAGGCACAGGCAGCCTCGGAAATTGCCGTAGGGCACCAGTATAAACATCAG GGCATGTTTCAGGCACTAACCGAGATTGGCCAGAAACATGGTCTGGTGGGGTTGTGGCGTGGGGCTTTGGGCGGCCTGCCCCGAGTTATCATCGGTTCCTCCACCCAGCTGTGCACCTTCTCATCCACCAAGGACCTCTTGAGCCAGTGGGAG ATCTTTCCTCCCCAGAGCTGGAAGGTGGCTCTGGCAGCTGCCATGGTGAGTGGCATCGCAGTAGTCCTGGCCATGACACCCTTTGATGTGGCCAGCACAAGGCTCTATAACCAGCCCACAGACAGTCAGGGCAAG GGCCTCATGTACCGAGGAATCTTTGATGCTCTTCTGCAGACAGCCCGGACAGAGGGCATTTTTGGCATGTACAAGGGTATAGGTGCCTCCTACTTCCGCCTTGGCCCCCACACcatcctctccctcttcttctgggACCAGCTGCGTTTCCTCTATCATAAATACACTAAATAA
- the Rangrf gene encoding ran guanine nucleotide release factor isoform X1 — protein MEPSRNYPLFGGAFSSILPAGAIDVSDLRPVPDNQEVFCHPVTDQSLIVELLELQAHVRGEAAARYHFEDVGGVQGARAVQVESVQPLNLENLALRGYCQEAWVLSGKQQVAKENQQVAKDVTLNQALLRLPQYQTDLLLTFNQPPPDNRSSLGPGNLSTPPWSLGDFEQLVTSLTLHDPNIFGPQ, from the exons ATGGAGCCCTCAAGAAACTACCCATTGTTCGGGGGCGCCTTCTCCTCCATCCTCCCCGCTGGGGCCATTGATGTAAG TGACCTCCGACCGGTCCCAGACAACCAAGAAGTTTTCTGCCATCCAGTGACAGACCAGAGCCTGATCGTGGAACTTCTGGAGCTCCAGGCCCACGTGCGGGGTGAAGCGGCTGCGCG GTACCATTTTGAGGATGTTGGCGGGGTGCAGGGGGCTAGGGCTGTGCAAGTGGAGTCTGTGCAGCCCCTCAATTTAGAGAACTTGGCCCTGAGGGGCTACTGTCAAGAAGCCTGGGTCCTCTCTGGCAAGCAGCAGGTAGCTAAGGAAAACCAGCAG GTAGCAAAGGATGTGACACTGAACCAGGCCTTGCTGAGACTGCCCCAGTACCAGACTGATCTCTTGCTCACCTTCAATCAGCCCCc CCCTGACAACAGGTCATCTCTTGGACCTGGAAATCTGTCAACTCCACCATGGAGCCTGGGTGACTTTGAACAGCTGGTGACCAGTCTGACACTTCATGATCCCAACATCTTTGGTCCCCAGTAA
- the Rangrf gene encoding ran guanine nucleotide release factor isoform X2, translating to MEPSRNYPLFGGAFSSILPAGAIDVSDLRPVPDNQEVFCHPVTDQSLIVELLELQAHVRGEAAARYHFEDVGGVQGARAVQVESVQPLNLENLALRGYCQEAWVLSGKQQVAKENQQVAKDVTLNQALLRLPQYQTDLLLTFNQPPSSLGPGNLSTPPWSLGDFEQLVTSLTLHDPNIFGPQ from the exons ATGGAGCCCTCAAGAAACTACCCATTGTTCGGGGGCGCCTTCTCCTCCATCCTCCCCGCTGGGGCCATTGATGTAAG TGACCTCCGACCGGTCCCAGACAACCAAGAAGTTTTCTGCCATCCAGTGACAGACCAGAGCCTGATCGTGGAACTTCTGGAGCTCCAGGCCCACGTGCGGGGTGAAGCGGCTGCGCG GTACCATTTTGAGGATGTTGGCGGGGTGCAGGGGGCTAGGGCTGTGCAAGTGGAGTCTGTGCAGCCCCTCAATTTAGAGAACTTGGCCCTGAGGGGCTACTGTCAAGAAGCCTGGGTCCTCTCTGGCAAGCAGCAGGTAGCTAAGGAAAACCAGCAG GTAGCAAAGGATGTGACACTGAACCAGGCCTTGCTGAGACTGCCCCAGTACCAGACTGATCTCTTGCTCACCTTCAATCAGCCCCc GTCATCTCTTGGACCTGGAAATCTGTCAACTCCACCATGGAGCCTGGGTGACTTTGAACAGCTGGTGACCAGTCTGACACTTCATGATCCCAACATCTTTGGTCCCCAGTAA